A single Phycisphaerales bacterium DNA region contains:
- a CDS encoding type II secretion system protein, with product MSLTRNSFMRGVLWFLQACAIVTLGVAGGLKLMDLPSFKAALSGWTLLPDGSRGTIALAVPAMEVAVAGMYPLWPRRAAIVGFCLLTAFTGVYACHLAWAEPPDCGCFSMVLRFREVVAEWPLVIGRNVALMLALLAPLVITSKPPTVPTEARAPENRRGFTLIETLVLIAIVALLVALFLPSIGSFRKRAARVATTASLRSHAVTFAGYSADWRDHMPAITDPLATRSIVRVDGDVFSLSYFAPMWSWHLALARPVYHSPFTSPMFQERGAMASAVTSFWYSPAFLADPAFWRRESRLATRDQFRATKISEVAFADRKAVLLASKLWGEGPELRIWDRMAPLCFTDGSAFEVPGPNVRRGYPQGLGQWAGGSFGYDSPGMMTIDGVLGRDRD from the coding sequence ATGTCACTCACCCGGAACAGCTTCATGCGTGGCGTGCTCTGGTTTCTCCAGGCGTGTGCGATCGTGACGCTCGGCGTCGCCGGGGGCCTGAAGTTGATGGACCTGCCCAGCTTCAAGGCCGCGCTTTCCGGCTGGACCCTGCTCCCGGATGGCTCCCGCGGGACCATCGCGCTAGCGGTTCCAGCCATGGAAGTTGCGGTGGCCGGAATGTACCCACTATGGCCGCGCCGGGCGGCCATAGTGGGTTTCTGCTTGTTGACCGCGTTCACGGGGGTTTACGCGTGCCACCTTGCTTGGGCCGAGCCTCCTGACTGCGGCTGTTTCAGCATGGTGCTTCGGTTCCGCGAAGTGGTTGCGGAATGGCCCCTCGTCATCGGACGCAATGTGGCGCTGATGCTCGCGTTGCTGGCGCCCTTGGTGATCACCTCCAAACCTCCAACGGTACCGACCGAAGCGAGAGCCCCGGAGAATCGCCGTGGATTCACGCTGATCGAAACGCTGGTCCTCATCGCGATAGTGGCCCTCCTGGTCGCGCTCTTCCTGCCCTCGATCGGGAGCTTCCGCAAGCGGGCAGCGCGGGTCGCGACGACGGCCTCTCTCCGGTCGCACGCCGTGACGTTTGCAGGTTACAGCGCCGATTGGCGCGACCACATGCCGGCGATAACGGACCCGCTGGCGACACGCTCGATCGTCCGCGTTGACGGGGATGTCTTCTCGCTCAGCTACTTCGCACCGATGTGGTCGTGGCATCTGGCCTTGGCGCGTCCGGTGTACCACTCGCCATTTACTTCGCCGATGTTCCAGGAGCGAGGCGCCATGGCAAGCGCGGTCACGTCCTTCTGGTACTCGCCGGCCTTCCTCGCGGACCCGGCGTTCTGGAGGAGAGAGTCGCGGCTCGCCACGCGCGACCAGTTCCGCGCGACGAAGATTTCTGAGGTGGCTTTCGCTGACCGCAAAGCGGTTCTTCTTGCATCGAAGTTATGGGGTGAAGGGCCCGAACTGCGCATCTGGGATCGAATGGCTCCCTTGTGTTTCACCGACGGATCGGCCTTCGAGGTACCCGGACCGAACGTGCGGCGCGGGTACCCCCAGGGCCTCGGACAATGGGCGGGAGGCTCCTTCGGCTACGATTCGCCGGGAATGATGACCATTGACGGGGTGCTTGGCCGCGACAGAGATTGA
- the metG gene encoding methionine--tRNA ligase has translation MPQTPTPPPTYITTPIYYVNDRPHIGHCYTTLLADYLARFHRMVRGLPTAGGPGSSGQVFMLTGTDEHAEKVVTTAASHGLSPIQWADQNAAAFQQVFTELGYTFDDFIRTTQERHKTRVSGYLRKLLEKGDIARGEFEGWYDVNEEAYVTETKAKEQNYVSAVTGRPLVRRKEPNYYFKLSKYQAWLEQSISNGTIRVEPEARRNEVLGRLREGLQDVPITRPVTDDPATQFGIRMPGDEGHRIYVWIDALFNYLTAVDTPERRHLWPPTVHLMGKEILWFHAVIWPAMLHALGEPLPRMIYAHSHYTRDGKKMSKTLGNFIDLETIRAYAAWAPNKDKLPVTVDALRWYLLTQGPLSATDADFSHAKFVEVYNADLANGIGNCASRVGNMIDKYFGGVMPDHMGRLTHEVTEKATETGEVHHVFDWPKFIEASVRDTIAAVEQCDIARALGHAVDLVRQVDIYINATRPFSLAKLVDKGEASREGLGQILYHCAEAVRVASLLMAPAIPAKMEALWRTWSCAPPAGVPLTELARFAGPHALKPGQAITKGEILFMRADGAVPPPA, from the coding sequence ATGCCCCAGACCCCCACGCCCCCGCCCACGTACATCACGACGCCCATCTATTACGTCAACGACCGCCCGCACATCGGCCACTGCTACACCACGCTGCTGGCCGACTACCTCGCCCGGTTCCACCGGATGGTCCGCGGGCTGCCGACGGCGGGCGGGCCGGGGTCGAGCGGGCAGGTCTTCATGCTCACCGGCACCGACGAGCACGCGGAGAAGGTCGTCACCACCGCCGCCTCGCACGGCCTCAGCCCGATCCAGTGGGCCGACCAGAACGCCGCCGCGTTCCAGCAGGTGTTCACCGAGCTGGGCTACACCTTCGACGACTTCATCCGCACCACGCAGGAGCGGCACAAAACCCGCGTGAGCGGCTACCTGCGCAAGCTGCTGGAGAAGGGCGATATCGCCCGCGGCGAGTTCGAGGGCTGGTACGACGTCAACGAGGAGGCGTACGTCACCGAGACCAAGGCCAAGGAGCAGAACTACGTCTCCGCCGTGACGGGCCGGCCCCTCGTGCGCCGCAAGGAGCCCAACTACTACTTCAAGCTGAGCAAGTACCAGGCGTGGCTGGAGCAGTCGATCAGCAACGGCACCATCCGCGTCGAGCCCGAGGCCCGCCGCAACGAGGTGCTGGGCCGCCTGCGCGAGGGCCTGCAGGACGTGCCGATCACGCGCCCTGTCACCGACGACCCCGCGACGCAGTTCGGCATCCGCATGCCCGGGGACGAGGGCCACCGCATCTACGTGTGGATCGATGCGCTCTTCAACTATCTCACGGCGGTGGACACGCCCGAGCGCCGGCACCTGTGGCCGCCCACGGTGCACCTGATGGGCAAGGAGATCCTGTGGTTCCACGCGGTCATCTGGCCGGCGATGCTGCACGCCCTGGGCGAGCCGCTGCCCAGGATGATCTACGCCCACAGCCACTACACCCGCGACGGCAAGAAGATGTCCAAGACCCTGGGCAACTTCATCGACCTCGAGACCATCCGGGCGTACGCCGCGTGGGCGCCCAACAAGGACAAGCTGCCTGTGACGGTCGACGCCCTGCGCTGGTACCTGCTGACGCAGGGGCCGCTGTCAGCGACCGACGCCGACTTCTCGCACGCCAAGTTCGTCGAGGTCTACAACGCGGACCTCGCCAACGGCATCGGCAACTGCGCCAGCCGCGTGGGCAACATGATCGACAAGTACTTCGGCGGCGTGATGCCCGACCACATGGGCAGGCTCACGCACGAGGTGACGGAGAAGGCGACCGAGACCGGCGAGGTGCACCACGTGTTCGACTGGCCGAAGTTCATCGAGGCCAGCGTGCGCGACACCATCGCCGCCGTCGAGCAGTGCGACATCGCGCGGGCCCTGGGGCACGCCGTGGACCTCGTGCGGCAGGTTGACATCTACATCAACGCCACCCGCCCCTTCTCGCTGGCCAAGCTGGTGGACAAGGGCGAAGCGAGCCGCGAGGGGCTGGGCCAGATCCTCTACCACTGCGCCGAGGCCGTGCGGGTCGCCAGCCTGCTGATGGCCCCGGCGATCCCCGCCAAGATGGAGGCCCTGTGGCGCACGTGGAGCTGCGCCCCGCCCGCGGGCGTGCCCCTCACCGAGCTGGCGCGCTTCGCCGGCCCGCACGCCCTCAAGCCCGGGCAGGCGATCACCAAGGGCGAGATCCTGTTCATGCGGGCGGACGGGGCGGTGCCGCCGCCGGCGTGA